One window of the Candidatus Glassbacteria bacterium genome contains the following:
- the hisI gene encoding phosphoribosyl-AMP cyclohydrolase has translation MSDYGQLLDRVKFDDKGLLSAVAQDAETGEVLMLAFMNREALEQTLQRRVACYWSRSRGKLWVKGETSGHIQHIDEITIDCDMDVVVLKVRQQGGACHTGYRSCFYRRVEEDGSLTVTGEKVFDEDDVYGKK, from the coding sequence ATGAGCGATTACGGGCAATTGCTGGACAGGGTGAAATTCGATGACAAGGGGCTGCTGAGTGCTGTCGCCCAGGACGCCGAAACCGGTGAAGTGCTGATGCTGGCGTTCATGAACCGCGAGGCGCTTGAGCAGACACTCCAGCGACGAGTGGCTTGTTACTGGAGCCGCTCGCGGGGCAAACTGTGGGTCAAGGGCGAAACCAGCGGCCACATACAGCATATCGATGAAATCACGATCGACTGCGACATGGACGTGGTAGTGCTGAAGGTTCGCCAGCAGGGCGGTGCCTGCCACACCGGATACCGCAGCTGTTTCTACCGCCGGGTGGAGGAGGACGGGTCGTTGACGGTGACCGGCGAGAAGGTGTTCGACGAGGACGATGTCTACGGCAAAAAATGA
- a CDS encoding transcription termination factor Rho has product MEIKEMKAKSITDLHEMAEEMGLDNYAGLRKQDLIFMIEQNLLEKNVVLKGEGVLEILPEGYGFLRSQDWNYFYGPDDIYVSPSQIKRFDLRTGDTIHGRVRPPKEGERYLALLKVEEVNFDDPEQAKHKVLFDNLTPLFPDEHLKLENKARDISMRIIDLVAPIGKGQRGLIVSPPRTGKTVLLQKIANSITENHPEVHQIILLIDERPEEVTDMERSTKNTEVISSTFDEPADRHVQVADMVIEKARRLVEHKKDVVILLDSITRLARAHNVVVPHSGKILSGGVDAHALDKPKRFFGAARNIEEGGSLTIIATALIETGSRMDDVIFEEFKGTGNMELVLDRTLANRRTFPAIELNKSGTRREDLLIPQDVLNRVWILRKYLNDMSSTESMDFLISKIMDTKTNRDFIDSMNA; this is encoded by the coding sequence ATTGAAATCAAGGAAATGAAGGCCAAATCGATAACCGATTTGCACGAAATGGCCGAGGAGATGGGACTGGACAATTACGCCGGTCTCCGTAAGCAGGACCTGATCTTTATGATCGAGCAGAACCTGCTGGAGAAAAACGTGGTGCTCAAGGGTGAGGGCGTGCTGGAAATCCTGCCGGAGGGTTACGGTTTCCTGCGTTCCCAGGATTGGAATTATTTCTACGGTCCCGACGACATCTATGTCTCACCCAGCCAGATCAAACGGTTCGACCTTCGCACGGGCGATACGATCCACGGCCGCGTACGCCCGCCCAAGGAGGGGGAGCGCTACCTGGCCCTGCTCAAGGTGGAGGAAGTCAATTTCGACGATCCGGAGCAGGCCAAGCACAAAGTGCTCTTCGACAACCTGACCCCGCTGTTCCCCGACGAACACCTGAAGCTCGAAAACAAGGCCCGCGACATTTCGATGAGGATCATCGACCTGGTGGCGCCGATCGGCAAGGGGCAGCGCGGACTGATTGTCTCCCCGCCGCGCACGGGTAAGACCGTGCTGCTGCAGAAAATTGCCAATTCTATCACCGAAAACCACCCCGAGGTGCACCAGATCATCCTGCTGATCGACGAGCGGCCCGAGGAAGTGACCGACATGGAGCGCTCGACCAAGAACACCGAGGTGATCAGCAGTACGTTCGACGAGCCGGCCGACAGGCATGTCCAGGTAGCCGACATGGTGATCGAAAAAGCCCGCCGCCTGGTGGAGCACAAGAAGGACGTGGTGATCCTGCTCGACTCGATCACCCGCCTGGCCCGCGCCCATAACGTGGTCGTGCCCCACAGCGGCAAGATTCTCTCCGGCGGCGTGGACGCCCATGCGCTCGATAAGCCCAAGCGCTTTTTCGGCGCGGCGCGCAATATCGAGGAGGGCGGCAGCCTGACAATTATCGCTACGGCGCTGATCGAAACAGGCAGCCGGATGGACGACGTGATTTTCGAGGAGTTCAAGGGCACGGGCAACATGGAGCTGGTGCTCGACCGCACCCTGGCCAACCGCCGCACGTTCCCGGCGATCGAGCTCAACAAGAGCGGCACCCGCCGCGAGGACCTGCTGATACCCCAGGACGTGCTCAACAGGGTCTGGATCCTGCGCAAGTACCTCAACGACATGTCCAGCACCGAGTCGATGGACTTCCTGATCTCCAAGATCATGGACACCAAGACCAACCGCGACTTTATCGACTCGATGAACGCCTGA
- a CDS encoding restriction endonuclease, whose protein sequence is MHTLLFSHAKNRGNRAMTLADSSILKKQELLLLALVGLLAVLHALLWSQIRDNPLLSVALFAAAMLAGGAYWTWVNFKVVKADPDTRRRISVKIENILHSLFLPRGYDIITLPDIDDDRLIGRAELRDRHGIPVLVQFHEWPMNRQVDEKDLEELDSRMAGKEIPKGICMATTSFTPAALDYARRKNILTKDTDELMEMISQAEDEIHAAAAGESVNCFTCGAKLEPSEEITGLMICMNPDCGKTYSREELEEEQKKQKGPEDFTSFTIDCYECGRPVRLDTNMHGLVECPYDDCSWIINVDNELLTLKGGLDKRYSENLAEIICPRCDKLIKVPADADGLMECPCEEKWIIDVGHVLGLRAQAQSAERLAGDGGEVGHETEDSAAAAEELRDCPVCGAGLPAADQAETTAQTRQPPAVPQPVEAELAAPPGLQLTHRHAYLNLDTGGLLLFAALSVSAFLAFVYLVVR, encoded by the coding sequence ATGCATACTCTGCTGTTCAGCCACGCGAAAAACCGGGGAAACCGGGCAATGACTTTAGCTGACAGCTCGATTTTAAAAAAACAGGAACTGCTCCTGCTGGCGCTGGTCGGCCTGCTGGCGGTGCTGCACGCATTGCTCTGGTCTCAGATCCGGGATAACCCCCTGCTGAGCGTGGCGCTGTTCGCCGCCGCCATGCTGGCGGGCGGCGCATACTGGACCTGGGTCAATTTCAAGGTGGTCAAGGCCGATCCCGACACGCGCAGGCGGATCAGCGTGAAGATCGAGAATATCCTGCACTCGCTGTTCCTGCCCCGCGGCTATGATATCATAACCCTGCCGGATATCGACGACGACCGGCTGATCGGCCGGGCCGAACTGCGCGACCGGCACGGAATTCCCGTCCTGGTGCAGTTTCACGAGTGGCCGATGAACCGTCAAGTCGACGAAAAAGACCTGGAGGAGCTGGACAGCCGCATGGCGGGCAAAGAAATACCAAAGGGTATCTGCATGGCCACCACCAGTTTCACGCCTGCGGCCCTGGACTACGCTCGCAGGAAAAATATCCTCACCAAGGATACCGACGAGCTGATGGAAATGATCAGCCAGGCCGAAGACGAGATCCATGCCGCGGCCGCGGGCGAATCGGTGAACTGCTTTACCTGTGGCGCGAAACTCGAACCGAGCGAGGAAATTACCGGCCTGATGATATGCATGAACCCGGACTGCGGAAAAACCTACTCACGGGAAGAGCTCGAGGAAGAACAGAAAAAGCAGAAAGGTCCGGAGGATTTCACCAGTTTCACGATTGACTGTTACGAGTGCGGGCGGCCGGTCCGGCTCGACACCAATATGCATGGCCTGGTGGAGTGTCCCTACGATGACTGTTCGTGGATCATAAATGTCGACAACGAACTGCTGACGCTCAAAGGAGGGCTGGATAAGCGCTACAGCGAAAACCTGGCCGAAATAATCTGTCCCCGCTGCGATAAACTGATCAAGGTGCCGGCCGACGCCGACGGGCTGATGGAGTGTCCGTGCGAGGAAAAATGGATAATCGACGTGGGCCATGTGCTGGGACTCAGAGCCCAGGCCCAGTCAGCAGAACGCCTGGCCGGCGACGGCGGCGAAGTTGGGCATGAGACCGAGGACTCAGCAGCGGCGGCCGAAGAATTGCGTGACTGCCCGGTCTGCGGCGCCGGGCTTCCTGCAGCCGATCAAGCCGAAACGACAGCGCAAACCCGGCAACCCCCAGCTGTGCCGCAGCCGGTTGAAGCCGAACTGGCCGCTCCACCCGGACTCCAGCTTACCCACCGGCACGCGTACCTGAATCTCGATACCGGGGGGCTGCTGCTGTTCGCCGCGCTCAGCGTTTCGGCGTTTCTCGCTTTTGTTTATCTGGTGGTCAGATGA
- the ruvX gene encoding Holliday junction resolvase RuvX, giving the protein MGRIMGVDYGERRLGLAVSDPSGRLAANALPTLDRRKLKGGPEEAVARLAEEWEVEEIVVGLPVNMDGSQGPAARKVEEFAARLAGLSGLPVSTWDERLTTVVAQRVQADLNLPRAKRREKGRLDRTAALLLLQNYLDFRNRHQRDSRAGGQGSAV; this is encoded by the coding sequence ATGGGCCGGATCATGGGTGTCGACTACGGAGAACGCAGGCTCGGCCTGGCTGTCAGCGATCCGAGCGGGCGGCTGGCCGCCAACGCCCTGCCCACTCTGGACCGCCGTAAGCTGAAAGGCGGCCCGGAGGAGGCGGTCGCCCGGCTGGCCGAGGAGTGGGAAGTGGAGGAAATCGTCGTGGGCCTGCCGGTCAACATGGACGGCTCCCAGGGCCCGGCGGCCCGGAAAGTGGAGGAGTTCGCCGCACGGCTGGCCGGGCTTAGCGGACTGCCGGTAAGCACCTGGGACGAGCGGCTGACCACGGTCGTGGCCCAGCGGGTGCAGGCCGATTTGAACCTTCCCCGCGCCAAACGCCGCGAGAAAGGCCGTCTCGACCGGACGGCGGCCCTGCTGCTGCTGCAGAATTATCTCGATTTCCGCAACCGGCATCAGCGGGATAGCCGGGCTGGCGGGCAGGGAAGCGCGGTTTAA
- the holA gene encoding DNA polymerase III subunit delta: MPRTDINRINRECSSGEFQPVYFLHGDESYLTRRAVETLTAHAVDSASADFNYERFHGPDMNIERVLTSVATPPMMAARRVVLVQELDKAQLKVRELLADYAEKPSDSTVLILASSSRIKIDKRRGTPKWAAKLEDAAASACFWPLRENELLSWIVSTAGLAGKKIGRQAALDLYARLGDDLARIAGELDKLTFFIGEREEISPEDVRAMTGVDKGASVFDWVDSLAAGKPLLGAYITGQLASRGESAVGALAAASAHFGRVARIRALIAQGVPDAQVKKELGLSWWRDEAVRDLFNQARRFNDEQLERVFSLLLETDLRLKSSSLPNRLILESLAFSLTGDNP, translated from the coding sequence ATGCCACGCACCGATATCAACCGGATCAACCGCGAATGCTCCTCGGGCGAGTTCCAGCCGGTATACTTTCTCCACGGCGATGAGAGCTATCTCACCCGCCGGGCTGTGGAAACCCTGACCGCTCATGCGGTGGATTCCGCTTCGGCCGATTTCAACTACGAACGGTTCCACGGGCCGGATATGAACATCGAGCGGGTGCTGACCTCGGTCGCTACCCCGCCGATGATGGCCGCGCGCAGGGTGGTGCTGGTCCAGGAACTGGACAAAGCGCAACTGAAAGTCCGCGAACTGCTGGCCGATTACGCGGAAAAACCCAGCGACAGCACGGTGCTGATCCTGGCCTCGTCGAGCCGGATCAAGATCGACAAGCGCCGCGGCACTCCCAAGTGGGCCGCCAAGCTCGAGGACGCCGCGGCCAGCGCCTGTTTCTGGCCTCTTCGTGAAAACGAACTGCTGAGCTGGATTGTCTCGACAGCCGGGCTGGCTGGAAAAAAAATCGGCAGACAGGCGGCGCTGGATCTGTACGCGCGCCTGGGCGACGACCTGGCGCGGATCGCCGGGGAACTGGACAAACTGACCTTCTTTATCGGCGAGCGCGAGGAAATCTCACCGGAGGATGTCCGCGCGATGACCGGGGTGGACAAGGGCGCCAGCGTGTTCGACTGGGTGGACTCGCTGGCCGCCGGCAAGCCGCTGCTGGGCGCTTATATCACCGGCCAGCTCGCCAGCCGGGGCGAATCTGCGGTGGGTGCGCTGGCCGCGGCCAGCGCGCATTTCGGCCGGGTCGCCAGGATCAGGGCGCTGATCGCCCAGGGAGTACCGGATGCCCAGGTCAAAAAGGAGTTGGGGCTGAGCTGGTGGCGCGATGAGGCCGTCCGGGATCTGTTCAACCAGGCCCGGCGCTTTAACGACGAGCAGTTGGAACGGGTGTTCAGCCTCCTGCTGGAAACCGATCTCCGCCTCAAAAGCAGCAGCCTTCCCAACCGCCTGATCCTGGAATCGCTGGCATTCAGCCTGACCGGGGATAACCCATGA
- a CDS encoding glucose-6-phosphate isomerase, whose translation MSRWRSRKWQRRMSLKLDFNYMMSEFLGEANGISEDDLRGMREVAVKLHNELSEGRAAGRIGFYDLPYDEDTVESVEKFARKAIRRYENVVLLGIGGSSLGPRALHSALAGGQWANLADHKGRGKIPRFFFADNIDPETFGRILEFAELKKTLFLVVTKSGTTAETMSQFLIVHDMLERKLGRGRVADHLVAVTDAQNGRLRNVADREGLTDFIIPDNVGGRFSIFTPVGLLPAALMGIDIRQLLAGAAAMDERTKKADLHANPAYVAAVLLFLAERTHGRNIDVMFSYSDALFDVADWFRQLWAESLGKKHSLGGKEVYCGLTPVRALGVTDQHSQTQLYMEGPFDKVTIFLAVDQFDKSMPIPTLYEDLPDLHYLGGHSLEELFQAERAATEYAMLQAGRPSMTITVPQVNAFTLGQLFYMLEVQTAFAGGLYNIDPFDQPGVELGKKLTYGMMGRQGYESLRTEYENRQAKQDKYVV comes from the coding sequence ATGTCCAGGTGGCGTTCCAGAAAATGGCAGCGCCGGATGAGCTTGAAACTCGACTTCAACTACATGATGAGCGAGTTTCTCGGAGAGGCCAACGGGATCAGTGAGGACGACCTGAGAGGAATGCGCGAGGTGGCTGTGAAGCTGCATAACGAGCTCTCCGAGGGCCGTGCCGCCGGCAGGATCGGATTCTACGACCTGCCCTATGACGAAGATACCGTGGAGTCTGTCGAAAAGTTCGCCCGCAAGGCGATCAGACGCTATGAAAACGTGGTCCTGCTCGGTATCGGCGGTTCGAGCCTGGGGCCCCGGGCGCTGCATTCTGCCCTGGCCGGCGGCCAGTGGGCCAATCTGGCCGACCACAAGGGCCGCGGTAAAATCCCGCGCTTCTTTTTCGCCGACAATATCGACCCGGAAACGTTCGGACGGATTCTTGAGTTCGCCGAGCTGAAAAAAACCCTGTTCCTGGTGGTGACCAAGAGCGGAACGACAGCCGAAACCATGAGCCAGTTCCTGATCGTCCACGACATGCTGGAGCGCAAGCTCGGCAGGGGCAGGGTGGCCGATCACCTGGTTGCGGTCACCGACGCCCAGAATGGCCGCCTGCGCAACGTAGCCGACCGCGAGGGCCTGACCGATTTTATCATCCCGGACAACGTGGGCGGACGGTTCAGTATTTTCACGCCTGTCGGCCTGCTGCCCGCCGCGCTGATGGGGATCGATATCCGTCAGCTGCTGGCCGGGGCCGCGGCGATGGACGAGCGCACGAAAAAGGCGGACCTGCATGCCAACCCGGCCTATGTGGCCGCTGTGCTGCTGTTCCTGGCCGAAAGGACCCACGGGCGCAATATCGACGTCATGTTCAGCTACAGCGACGCCCTGTTCGATGTGGCCGACTGGTTCCGTCAACTCTGGGCCGAAAGCCTGGGCAAGAAACACTCGCTGGGCGGCAAGGAAGTCTACTGCGGCCTGACCCCTGTCAGGGCGCTGGGAGTCACCGACCAGCATTCCCAGACCCAGCTTTACATGGAAGGCCCGTTCGACAAGGTGACGATCTTCCTGGCCGTGGACCAATTCGACAAGAGTATGCCGATTCCCACGCTCTACGAGGACCTGCCGGACCTCCATTACCTCGGCGGACACTCGCTGGAGGAGCTGTTCCAGGCCGAGCGCGCCGCCACCGAGTACGCCATGCTCCAGGCCGGCCGGCCGAGCATGACGATCACCGTGCCGCAAGTCAACGCTTTCACCCTGGGGCAGCTGTTCTATATGCTCGAGGTCCAGACTGCGTTCGCCGGCGGGCTGTACAATATCGACCCCTTCGACCAGCCGGGAGTCGAGCTGGGCAAGAAACTGACCTATGGGATGATGGGCCGGCAGGGCTACGAATCTCTCAGGACCGAGTACGAAAACAGGCAGGCCAAGCAAGATAAATACGTTGTCTGA
- the mltG gene encoding endolytic transglycosylase MltG: MLKSSGKSSLSLPLWVVFLLFFATNGALLTAFYLTLSPVRDSDVKVHVPSGATLSGIAGILEDNRVIRSPLAFQLLTRIRGLESGLRAGDYVIPPGKSLWETISLMTTGRGDMARFTIPEGLTDKQVVERLSGALKGIDRDRMLALVEGDSLARAMGLEVPRLLGYLFPDTYFVPPSIGEEELVRLMVERFRSVFDELTSQGGTANGMSSHETVILASIIEKEAVLERERPIISSVFLNRLERKRPLESCATVLFVLGKHKSRLLYRDLEVKSPYNTYLHRGLPPGPICNPGRGSLKAALQPADTNYLYFVARGDGRHAFTRSLVDHNRAKRRFQSSGPGG; encoded by the coding sequence ATGCTTAAATCATCCGGAAAATCCAGCCTGTCGTTGCCGCTGTGGGTTGTGTTCCTGCTGTTTTTTGCCACCAACGGCGCCCTGCTGACGGCTTTCTACCTCACCCTCTCGCCGGTCCGCGACTCCGACGTCAAAGTCCACGTGCCCAGCGGGGCCACGCTGAGCGGAATCGCCGGGATTCTCGAGGACAACCGCGTGATCCGCAGTCCGCTGGCGTTTCAGCTGCTGACCCGCATCCGCGGTCTCGAAAGCGGCCTGCGGGCCGGGGATTACGTGATCCCGCCGGGCAAAAGCCTGTGGGAAACCATTTCGCTGATGACCACCGGCCGCGGCGACATGGCCCGCTTCACGATCCCCGAGGGACTGACCGACAAGCAGGTTGTCGAACGGCTCAGCGGTGCGCTGAAGGGTATCGACAGGGACAGGATGCTGGCGCTGGTGGAGGGCGATTCGCTGGCCCGGGCGATGGGGCTGGAGGTCCCGCGGCTGCTCGGCTACCTGTTCCCCGACACGTATTTCGTTCCGCCGTCAATCGGCGAGGAGGAGTTGGTGCGGCTGATGGTCGAGCGCTTCCGGAGCGTGTTCGATGAATTGACCTCCCAGGGCGGGACAGCCAACGGGATGAGCAGCCACGAAACCGTGATCCTGGCTTCGATAATCGAAAAAGAGGCGGTGCTCGAGCGCGAGCGGCCGATTATCAGCTCGGTCTTCCTCAACCGCCTGGAACGCAAACGTCCCCTCGAATCATGCGCCACGGTGCTGTTCGTGCTGGGCAAGCACAAGAGCCGCCTGCTCTACCGCGACCTGGAAGTGAAATCTCCTTATAACACTTACCTTCACCGCGGCCTGCCGCCGGGTCCGATCTGCAACCCGGGGCGCGGAAGTCTCAAGGCCGCGCTCCAGCCAGCCGACACGAACTATCTGTATTTCGTGGCCCGCGGCGACGGGAGACACGCGTTTACCCGCTCCCTGGTCGATCACAACCGGGCCAAGCGGCGGTTCCAGAGTTCCGGCCCCGGCGGATGA
- a CDS encoding shikimate dehydrogenase: MNRGPISGVTRVLGVIGDPVEHSLSPLLHNFVLDKLNLDYRYLPFHVRADQAGSVGEAMRTLGLAGLNVTIPHKETLYGQVEVLSDEADAVGAVNTVGWDDTGRLAGHNTDVAGFEKSLEIRGLLSRLEGANTVVLGAGGAARAVLYAMARNGVSRVSIVNRTQSRAEDLAGWFSYRFPSITLEVVPVGETRDLANTLADTSVTVNVTPRGMAPRVGESPLPDGVLPPEGSVVYDTIYTPARTRLLECAEQAGCETVNGLDMLIIQGMESLEWWLGRKVGWQGMLDELRRLLNESLNQQ; encoded by the coding sequence ATGAATCGCGGGCCGATCAGCGGCGTGACACGCGTGCTGGGAGTTATTGGCGATCCGGTGGAACACAGCCTCAGCCCCCTGCTGCACAATTTCGTGCTGGATAAGCTCAACCTGGATTACCGTTATCTGCCGTTTCACGTGCGCGCCGACCAGGCCGGTTCGGTGGGCGAGGCGATGCGTACGCTGGGCCTGGCCGGGCTCAACGTCACGATTCCCCACAAGGAAACATTGTACGGGCAGGTAGAGGTGCTCAGCGATGAGGCCGATGCGGTGGGTGCGGTCAATACGGTGGGCTGGGATGACACCGGCCGCCTGGCGGGGCACAATACCGATGTGGCCGGGTTTGAAAAATCGCTGGAGATCAGGGGGCTGCTCAGCAGGCTTGAAGGCGCCAACACTGTGGTCCTTGGCGCCGGCGGCGCTGCGCGGGCAGTGCTCTACGCCATGGCCCGCAACGGAGTCTCGCGCGTCTCGATAGTCAACCGGACGCAAAGCAGGGCCGAGGACCTGGCCGGCTGGTTTTCCTACCGTTTCCCCTCGATTACCCTCGAGGTTGTCCCGGTCGGCGAGACGCGCGATCTGGCGAACACCCTGGCCGATACGTCGGTCACGGTCAACGTGACGCCCCGGGGAATGGCGCCCAGGGTCGGGGAATCGCCCTTGCCGGACGGTGTCCTGCCGCCGGAGGGCAGCGTGGTCTACGATACGATTTACACACCCGCCAGGACCAGACTGCTGGAATGCGCCGAACAGGCTGGCTGCGAAACTGTCAACGGGCTGGACATGCTGATTATCCAGGGGATGGAATCGCTGGAGTGGTGGCTCGGCCGCAAAGTGGGCTGGCAGGGGATGCTGGATGAGCTGCGGAGGTTACTCAACGAGTCGCTGAATCAGCAATAA
- a CDS encoding prephenate dehydrogenase produces the protein MSTAKNDKDAGPFYGTMAVFGVGLIGGSLALASKRGRLVERVLGISRASTVEKALELGVIDQGFERERAAEALEQADLVVLAGPVQVIISQLGTIGPLLKAGATVTDVGSTKRAIVKAALENLPETAHFVGGHPMAGAETTGVESADPFLFQNAVYVICPGRETDREQADRFSSLAQAIGARVLITTPENHDRIAATISHLPQLVAVGMMNLAAQFNDEDDDTLKLAAGGFRDLTRIASSPFDMWRDILATNSDELRDRIDSLIRRLEALKDVVGTEEMARSFERAARSRALIHKDLKGFLTPLFEAIVTAPDEVGVILRIANGLAGEQINIKDIEVLKVREGEGGTIKLGFSTVEDRAGAIRILKALGFPARSRD, from the coding sequence ATGTCTACGGCAAAAAATGATAAAGACGCCGGGCCGTTCTATGGCACGATGGCGGTATTCGGCGTCGGACTGATCGGCGGGTCGCTGGCGCTGGCGTCCAAGCGCGGACGGCTGGTGGAGCGCGTGCTGGGGATCAGCCGGGCCTCCACGGTCGAGAAGGCGCTCGAACTGGGCGTGATCGATCAGGGTTTCGAGCGCGAGCGCGCCGCCGAGGCCCTGGAGCAGGCCGACCTCGTGGTGCTGGCCGGGCCGGTACAGGTCATTATTTCCCAGCTCGGCACAATCGGACCCTTGCTCAAAGCCGGCGCGACGGTCACGGACGTGGGCAGCACCAAGCGCGCAATAGTCAAGGCGGCCCTGGAGAACTTGCCGGAGACGGCGCATTTCGTGGGCGGTCACCCCATGGCCGGAGCAGAAACCACCGGCGTTGAGAGCGCCGACCCGTTCCTGTTCCAGAACGCGGTCTATGTGATCTGCCCGGGCCGTGAAACCGACCGGGAGCAGGCGGACAGGTTCTCCAGTCTGGCCCAGGCCATCGGCGCGCGCGTGCTGATCACTACCCCCGAAAACCATGACCGGATCGCCGCCACCATCAGCCACCTTCCGCAACTGGTGGCTGTGGGGATGATGAACCTGGCCGCGCAGTTCAACGACGAGGACGACGACACGCTCAAACTGGCCGCCGGCGGTTTCCGTGACCTGACCCGGATCGCTTCCAGTCCGTTCGACATGTGGCGCGATATTCTGGCAACCAACTCCGATGAACTCCGGGACAGGATCGACTCGCTGATCCGGAGGCTGGAAGCGCTGAAGGATGTAGTGGGTACGGAGGAGATGGCCCGCAGCTTCGAACGCGCAGCCCGCAGCCGGGCGCTGATCCACAAGGACCTGAAGGGCTTCCTCACGCCGCTGTTCGAGGCGATTGTCACCGCGCCCGACGAAGTCGGGGTGATTCTGCGGATCGCCAACGGACTGGCCGGAGAGCAAATCAATATCAAGGATATCGAGGTGCTCAAGGTGCGCGAGGGCGAGGGCGGCACGATCAAGCTCGGCTTCTCCACTGTCGAGGACCGCGCCGGCGCGATCCGGATTCTCAAAGCACTGGGCTTCCCGGCACGTTCCCGCGATTGA
- the aroA gene encoding 3-phosphoshikimate 1-carboxyvinyltransferase — MTCETNPRRLAAKQFIALPEYQVNQRITTAAKFSGTVRVPGDKSISHRALMFAAMAEGESTLTGLATGRDVASTASCLRALGAEIDELTPGAVTVAGVRAGRFAKPAGELDAGNSGTTIRLLSGILAGQRFGSVITGDNYLRRRPMKRVIDPLELMGARFESDDGRPPLAITGGALRGIEYQLPVPSAQVKSCVLLAGLFAAGTTSVLERVASRDHSERMLPVFGVDVSRDGLRTSVGGGSELRPADLTIPGDPSSAAFFAAAAALVPGGKVLLENICLNPTRAAFFDVIESMGAAVERLNQRSECGEPVADVRVGHGELTSFQVGGELIPSLIDEIPVLAVLAANARGVSQIRDAGELRVKETDRLKAVAANLAAMGAKVEEQPDGLVIEGPSDLRGCTLESFGDHRIAMSFSVAGLVASGDTVIEDPACADISYPGFYRELETLAGK, encoded by the coding sequence ATGACATGTGAGACAAATCCCCGGCGGCTCGCCGCGAAGCAGTTCATTGCTCTCCCGGAATACCAGGTGAATCAACGGATTACAACTGCCGCAAAATTTTCCGGCACTGTCCGCGTGCCCGGCGACAAGTCGATCAGCCACCGGGCGCTGATGTTCGCTGCGATGGCCGAGGGTGAAAGCACCCTGACCGGCCTGGCAACAGGCAGGGACGTTGCCAGCACGGCTTCCTGCCTTCGAGCCCTGGGCGCGGAAATCGACGAGCTGACACCCGGAGCGGTCACGGTGGCCGGCGTGCGGGCAGGGCGGTTCGCTAAGCCGGCCGGAGAGCTGGACGCGGGCAACTCGGGAACCACGATCCGGCTGCTCTCGGGCATCCTGGCCGGACAGCGGTTCGGTTCAGTTATCACCGGTGACAACTACCTTCGCCGCCGCCCGATGAAACGGGTGATCGACCCGCTGGAGCTGATGGGCGCGCGGTTCGAGAGCGATGACGGCCGGCCCCCGCTGGCTATCACCGGCGGCGCCCTGCGCGGAATCGAATACCAGTTGCCCGTGCCCAGCGCCCAGGTGAAATCGTGCGTGCTGCTGGCCGGACTTTTTGCCGCCGGGACAACATCTGTGCTTGAGAGAGTGGCGAGCAGGGACCATAGCGAGCGGATGCTGCCTGTTTTCGGCGTGGATGTCAGCCGCGACGGTTTGCGGACGTCTGTCGGCGGCGGCTCCGAACTGCGGCCAGCCGATTTGACAATCCCCGGAGACCCGTCGTCGGCCGCGTTTTTCGCCGCCGCCGCCGCCCTGGTACCCGGCGGTAAAGTGCTGCTGGAGAATATCTGCCTCAATCCCACCCGTGCCGCCTTTTTCGACGTGATCGAGAGCATGGGTGCGGCTGTGGAGCGGCTGAACCAGCGCAGCGAGTGCGGGGAGCCGGTGGCCGATGTCCGGGTGGGCCACGGCGAGTTGACGTCATTCCAGGTGGGCGGCGAGCTGATCCCCAGCCTGATCGACGAGATCCCGGTGCTGGCGGTACTGGCGGCTAACGCCCGCGGTGTCAGCCAGATCCGGGACGCGGGTGAACTCAGGGTTAAAGAAACCGACAGGCTGAAAGCGGTCGCCGCCAACCTTGCCGCGATGGGAGCGAAAGTGGAGGAGCAGCCTGACGGACTGGTGATCGAGGGGCCTTCTGACCTGCGCGGCTGCACGCTGGAGAGTTTCGGTGACCATCGGATTGCGATGTCCTTCAGCGTGGCGGGCCTGGTCGCTTCCGGCGACACGGTAATTGAAGACCCGGCCTGCGCGGATATCAGTTATCCCGGATTCTACCGGGAATTGGAAACTCTGGCCGGGAAATAA